A window of the Vigna angularis cultivar LongXiaoDou No.4 chromosome 3, ASM1680809v1, whole genome shotgun sequence genome harbors these coding sequences:
- the LOC108325476 gene encoding uncharacterized protein LOC108325476 — protein MAIEVCSEISSTGISPRISFSHDLKNTEDASVRVEDRHRGSDLCLLDSSSDFVFCITNGLAQHLSSADELFSNGKIVPAEIKSVPKKPSHPPRSQPATTEKTQRKRLKEFLSASSDEAENEEEKPSSKYFWQFKRSSSLNFDTTRGNGLIRSLQFLSRSHSTGSALNPKQTEVPRETHKQKLQKQSSVSSRRSSSSSSSSSTYYFYSSSQKASLKKNGGYSGNGVRISPVLNLPQAYIPKATARFFGFGSLFCNGKIKRKKK, from the coding sequence ATGGCAATAGAAGTGTGCTCCGAGATATCCAGCACGGGAATCAGCCCTCGAATCTCCTTCTCCCACGATCTGAAGAACACGGAAGATGCATCAGTTCGTGTCGAAGATCGCCACCGTGGATCAGACCTGTGCCTCTTGGACTCGAGCTCTGACTTCGTCTTCTGCATCACTAATGGCTTAGCTCAACATCTCTCTTCCGCCGATGAACTCTTCTCTAATGGCAAGATTGTCCCGGCGGAGATCAAAAGCGTTCCCAAAAAACCTTCACATCCTCCTCGATCTCAACCTGCTACCACGGAAAAGACTCAAAGAAAGAGGCTCAAGGAGTTCTTGTCTGCTTCCTCTGACGAAGCAGAGAACGAAGAAGAAAAACCATCATCCAAGTATTTCTGGCAATTCAAGCGCAGTAGCAGTTTGAATTTCGATACCACCCGTGGTAATGGTTTGATTCGCTCGCTTCAGTTCTTGTCACGAAGCCACTCAACCGGTTCGGCCCTGAATCCGAAGCAAACAGAGGTTCCAAGGGAAACTCACAAGCAGAAGCTGCAGAAACAATCCTCCGTTTCAAGCAGAAGGTCATCGTCTTCCTCTTCGAGTTCAAGTACATATTACTTTTATAGTTCGTCTCAAAAAGCTTCGTTAAAGAAAAACGGTGGATATTCGGGTAATGGTGTTAGAATAAGTCCTGTTTTGAATCTACCACAAGCATATATTCCGAAAGCCACAGCCAGATTTTTTGGATTTGGTTCCCTGTTCTGTAATGGaaagattaaaagaaagaagaagtaG
- the LOC108324809 gene encoding protein LIFEGUARD 4: protein MGKGDIESGFSGQSNSLYPYMIESPELRWGFIRKVYIIISIQLLFTAAFSSIFIFFTPARNFVRYNNYAPFLFFGAAIFSIIFLFVLSKYYNKHPVNLLLLGLYTLGMSVTVGYACAFVDAMIVMEAALLTGVVTGSLTIYTFWAVKRGSDFSFLGPFLFASLMVMLLFSIIQVFFPLGPTGRMFIAGISALIMCGFIVYDTDDLIKRYTYDDYIWAAIAIYGDILNLFIYLLTILNDL, encoded by the exons ATGGGTAAAGGTGACATTGAATCGGGTTTCTCCGGACAAAGCAACAGCCTCTACCCATACATGATAGAATCACCAGAGCTACGATGGGGATTCATTCGAAAGGTTTACATCATTATTTCTATTCAGCTGCTTTTCACAGCTGCCTTTTcctccatcttcatcttcttcacacCCGCAAGAAATTTCGTTCGCTATAATAACTATGCTCCCTTCCTTTTCTTTGGAGCCGCCATCTTTTCCATCATAT TTTTGTTTGTGTTGAGCAAATATTACAACAAACACCCCGTCAACCTCCTTCTTCTCGGTCTCTATACCCTCGGCATGTCTGTCACAGTTGGATACGCTTGTGCTTTTGTCGACG CAATGATCGTTATGGAGGCTGCATTACTAACAGGTGTGGTAACTGGGAGCCTGACGATCTACACATTTTGGGCTGTTAAAAGAGGCAGCGATTTCAGTTTCCTGGGCCCGTTCCTCTTTGCTTCCCTTATGGTCATGTTATTGTTCTCAATCATTCAG GTGTTTTTCCCGTTAGGACCAACTGGGCGTATGTTCATTGCGGGGATTAGTGCACTGATAATGTGTGGTTTCATCGTATACGACACTGATGATCTCATCAAAAGATATACCTACGACGATTACATCTGGGCTGCTATTGCCATCTATGGCGACATCCTCAACCTCTTCATATATCTGCTTACAATTTTGAACGACCTTTAA